A region from the Geobacillus vulcani PSS1 genome encodes:
- the rpoN gene encoding RNA polymerase factor sigma-54 — protein sequence MRAELRQEQRLQLALTKELVQAIELLQYSAVDLEAFLYERSLENPFLEIRRSRGRQRVHRTERDQKQWLENIGARQETLVGHLLSQLPSLKLADRDERIVRCLIASLDEDGYLRVPLVELAAQFSASEQEMERGLRLVQSLDPPGVGARDLAECLRLQLERLPERDELAETIVRCHFVPFAEKSWKTLAKQLGVGLGELQRVFELIRSLEPRPGIHYSSDKPPLVVPDVIVARGADGDWVVAYNDDIHPELGWNREYEQRIAASGDRQAEQFIKEKYRQFAWLAKSLEQRKQTLLQLMAVIVERQRPCFEFGLSALKPMTMREVAEELGVHESTVSRAVRHKYAQTPFGTVELRRFFSSAATAEATDEAASSTQVKAIIQELIAAEDPQAPLSDQQLADLLHGRHGIAISRRTVAKYREQLRIPSSAKRKQYTNL from the coding sequence ATGAGGGCGGAGTTAAGGCAGGAGCAGCGGCTGCAGTTGGCGCTGACGAAGGAACTTGTGCAGGCGATTGAACTGCTTCAGTATTCCGCGGTGGATTTGGAAGCGTTTTTATATGAGCGGTCGCTGGAAAACCCGTTTTTGGAAATTCGCCGCAGCCGGGGGCGGCAGCGGGTCCATCGGACGGAACGGGACCAAAAGCAGTGGCTGGAGAACATCGGGGCCCGGCAGGAGACGCTCGTCGGCCATTTGCTTTCTCAGCTGCCTTCGCTCAAGCTGGCCGATCGGGATGAGCGCATCGTTCGTTGTCTCATCGCTTCGCTTGATGAGGACGGCTATTTGCGTGTCCCGCTCGTTGAGCTGGCGGCGCAATTTTCTGCGTCAGAACAAGAGATGGAGCGGGGACTGCGCCTCGTTCAGTCGCTCGACCCGCCGGGAGTCGGGGCGCGTGATTTGGCCGAGTGCCTTCGTTTGCAGCTCGAACGCCTTCCGGAGCGCGACGAGCTGGCGGAAACGATCGTCCGCTGCCATTTTGTCCCCTTTGCGGAAAAGTCGTGGAAAACGTTGGCCAAGCAGCTTGGCGTCGGTCTTGGCGAGCTGCAGCGCGTCTTTGAGCTCATTCGCTCGCTCGAGCCGCGGCCGGGCATTCACTATTCGAGCGACAAACCGCCTTTGGTGGTGCCGGATGTGATCGTCGCCAGGGGGGCGGATGGAGACTGGGTGGTCGCCTACAATGACGACATCCATCCGGAGCTCGGGTGGAACCGGGAGTACGAGCAGCGCATTGCCGCATCCGGCGACCGGCAGGCCGAACAGTTTATCAAAGAAAAATATCGGCAGTTTGCGTGGCTCGCGAAAAGTCTGGAACAGCGCAAGCAGACGCTGCTTCAGCTGATGGCGGTCATCGTGGAACGGCAGCGCCCGTGCTTCGAATTCGGGCTGTCCGCGCTCAAACCGATGACAATGCGCGAGGTGGCTGAGGAACTGGGGGTGCATGAATCGACGGTGAGCCGCGCGGTGCGCCATAAATATGCGCAAACGCCGTTCGGCACGGTCGAGCTGCGCCGCTTTTTTTCGAGCGCCGCTACCGCCGAGGCAACAGATGAGGCCGCTTCGTCGACCCAAGTGAAAGCGATCATCCAAGAGCTGATTGCCGCCGAAGACCCGCAAGCGCCGCTTTCCGACCAGCAGCTTGCCGATTTGCTTCACGGCCGGCACGGCATCGCCATCTCGCGGCGAACGGTGGCGAAATACCGCGAGCAGCTGCGCATTCCGTCCTCGGCGAAGCGGAAGCAATACACGAATCTGTAA
- the rapZ gene encoding RNase adapter RapZ has product MGQNGALPPIQLVIITGMSGAGKTVAIQSFEDLGFFCIDNLPPTLLPKFLELVKESGNKMNKVAIVIDLRSRDFFDHLFAALDELAEQAWVIPQVLFLDAQDSTLVARYKETRRTHPLAPNEPPLEGIRLERKLLEEIKGRAQIIYDTTGLKPRELREKIIRQFSSHAQSGFTINVMSFGFKYGIPIDADLVFDVRFLPNPHYIEHMRPKTGLDDEVSSYVLKWGETQKFLEKLIDLLSFMLPYYQREGKSQLVIAIGCTGGQHRSVTLAEYIARHFSTDYKTAVSHRDMERGKDIHR; this is encoded by the coding sequence ATGGGGCAAAACGGAGCGCTGCCACCGATTCAGCTTGTCATCATCACCGGCATGTCCGGTGCAGGCAAAACGGTGGCGATCCAAAGCTTTGAAGACCTCGGCTTTTTTTGTATTGACAACTTGCCGCCGACGCTGCTGCCGAAATTTTTGGAGCTCGTGAAAGAGTCCGGAAATAAAATGAATAAGGTTGCTATCGTCATCGATTTGCGCAGCCGCGACTTTTTCGACCATTTGTTCGCTGCGCTTGATGAGTTGGCCGAGCAAGCGTGGGTCATCCCGCAAGTGTTGTTTTTGGACGCCCAAGATTCGACGCTGGTCGCCCGCTACAAAGAAACGCGGCGGACGCATCCACTCGCGCCGAACGAGCCCCCGCTTGAGGGGATCCGCCTTGAGCGGAAGCTGCTGGAAGAAATCAAAGGACGGGCGCAAATCATTTACGATACGACGGGGCTCAAGCCGCGCGAGCTGCGGGAGAAAATCATCCGCCAGTTTTCCTCGCACGCTCAATCCGGGTTCACCATCAACGTCATGTCGTTTGGGTTTAAGTACGGCATTCCGATTGATGCGGATTTGGTGTTTGACGTCCGCTTTTTGCCGAACCCGCATTACATTGAACATATGCGGCCAAAAACCGGGTTGGACGATGAGGTATCATCCTACGTGCTCAAGTGGGGGGAAACGCAAAAGTTTTTGGAAAAGCTGATCGACTTGTTGTCGTTTATGCTGCCGTATTACCAGCGCGAAGGAAAAAGCCAACTGGTGATCGCCATCGGCTGCACGGGCGGCCAGCACCGCTCAGTGACGCTCGCCGAATACATCGCCCGCCATTTTTCGACCGACTATAAAACCGCTGTCTCGCACCGGGACATGGAGAGGGGAAAGGACATACACCGATGA
- the trxB gene encoding thioredoxin-disulfide reductase, with protein MADEKIYDVIIAGAGPAGLTAAVYTSRANLSTLMIERGVPGGQMVNTEEVENYPGFETILGPELATKMFEHAKKFGAEYAYGDVKEIIDGEAYKTVIVGDKEYKARAVIIATGAEYKKLGVPGEAELGGRGVSYCAVCDGAFFKGKDLVVVGGGDSAVEEGVYLTRFANKVTIVHRRDKLRAQKILQDRAFANEKIDFIWNHTVKQINEKDGKVGSVTLVHTQTGEEREFPCDGVFIYIGMAPLSKPFVSLGITNENGYIVTNEKMETKVPGIFAAGDVREKTLRQIVTATGDGSIAAQSAQHYVEELKEKLHKQGVR; from the coding sequence GTGGCAGACGAAAAAATTTACGATGTGATTATTGCCGGAGCCGGGCCGGCGGGGCTGACGGCGGCTGTCTATACATCGCGAGCCAATTTGTCGACGCTGATGATCGAGCGCGGCGTCCCGGGCGGGCAGATGGTCAACACTGAGGAAGTCGAGAACTACCCAGGGTTTGAGACGATTTTAGGCCCGGAATTGGCGACGAAAATGTTTGAACATGCAAAAAAATTTGGAGCGGAGTATGCTTACGGCGACGTGAAAGAAATCATCGACGGCGAGGCGTACAAAACGGTCATCGTCGGCGACAAAGAATACAAGGCGCGCGCCGTCATCATCGCCACGGGAGCCGAATATAAAAAGCTCGGCGTTCCGGGCGAGGCGGAGCTCGGCGGCCGCGGCGTTTCGTACTGTGCGGTGTGCGACGGGGCGTTTTTCAAAGGAAAAGACTTGGTCGTCGTCGGCGGGGGCGACTCGGCGGTGGAAGAGGGCGTCTATTTGACGCGGTTTGCCAATAAAGTGACGATCGTCCACCGCCGCGACAAGCTGCGGGCGCAAAAAATTTTGCAAGACCGGGCGTTCGCCAATGAGAAAATTGATTTCATCTGGAACCATACAGTGAAACAAATCAACGAAAAGGACGGGAAAGTCGGCAGTGTGACGCTTGTGCATACGCAAACGGGTGAAGAGCGTGAATTTCCATGCGACGGTGTGTTCATTTACATCGGGATGGCGCCGCTCTCGAAGCCGTTTGTGAGCCTTGGCATCACGAATGAAAACGGCTATATTGTGACGAACGAGAAGATGGAGACGAAAGTGCCGGGCATTTTCGCCGCGGGAGATGTACGGGAAAAAACGCTCCGGCAAATCGTCACCGCGACCGGCGACGGCAGCATCGCCGCCCAAAGCGCCCAGCACTACGTCGAGGAACTGAAAGAAAAGCTTCATAAGCAAGGGGTTCGCTGA
- a CDS encoding glutaredoxin family protein: MHIRLYTKTNCPLCEKAKAVLMELQADMAFTIEEVDIYQDDALLEKYQLMIPVVELNGEEIGYGMIEKETVRKRLRAAQNS, from the coding sequence ATGCACATCCGTTTGTATACGAAAACCAACTGCCCGCTTTGTGAAAAAGCCAAGGCGGTGTTGATGGAGCTGCAGGCGGACATGGCCTTTACGATCGAAGAAGTGGATATTTATCAAGATGATGCGCTGCTTGAAAAATACCAGCTGATGATTCCCGTCGTGGAACTCAACGGCGAAGAAATCGGCTATGGAATGATTGAAAAAGAAACGGTGAGAAAGCGGTTGCGGGCGGCGCAAAACAGTTGA
- a CDS encoding gluconeogenesis factor YvcK family protein, with protein sequence MRNEQAAKLVVIGGGTGLPVLLRGLKQHELDLTAIVTVADDGGSSGRLRDELHIPPPGDVRNVLAALSDVEPLIVELFQHRFQNGNGLSGHSLGNLILAALTSITGDFVKAIREMSKVLNVRGQVLPAANKSVVLHAEMEDGSIISGESKIPRAGKKIKRVFLTPEDIEPLPETVDAIRRADLIVIGPGSLYTSILPNLLVPKIGQEVCKAKAKKVYICNIMTQAGETPHYTVSDHVEALHAHLGGPFLDAVIINSGVIPEAIRRRYEAERAEPVRDDSSGLSLQVIRDDIVTYEDGVIRHNTAKVAALLLGLLSCS encoded by the coding sequence ATGAGGAACGAACAAGCAGCGAAACTGGTCGTCATCGGCGGCGGCACCGGGCTTCCCGTGCTGCTGAGGGGGCTGAAGCAGCATGAATTGGATTTGACCGCCATTGTCACCGTCGCCGATGACGGCGGAAGTTCCGGGCGGCTGCGCGATGAGCTGCACATCCCACCGCCTGGAGATGTCCGCAACGTGTTGGCCGCGCTGTCTGACGTCGAACCGCTCATTGTCGAGCTGTTCCAGCACCGTTTTCAAAACGGCAACGGCTTATCCGGCCATTCGCTCGGCAATTTGATTTTGGCGGCGCTTACGTCGATTACCGGCGATTTTGTCAAGGCGATCCGCGAGATGAGCAAAGTGTTGAACGTGCGCGGCCAAGTGTTGCCGGCGGCGAACAAAAGCGTCGTCTTGCACGCGGAGATGGAAGACGGTTCCATCATCTCTGGCGAGTCAAAAATCCCGAGGGCGGGGAAAAAAATTAAGAGGGTGTTTTTAACCCCAGAGGATATTGAGCCGCTGCCGGAGACGGTTGATGCCATCCGCCGCGCCGATTTGATTGTCATCGGCCCGGGGAGCTTATACACGAGCATTTTGCCGAATTTGCTCGTGCCGAAAATCGGGCAGGAAGTGTGCAAGGCAAAGGCGAAAAAAGTATATATATGCAACATTATGACTCAGGCCGGCGAGACGCCGCACTATACGGTGAGCGACCATGTGGAGGCGCTTCATGCTCATCTTGGCGGCCCGTTTTTGGACGCGGTGATCATCAACAGCGGGGTGATCCCGGAGGCGATCCGACGCCGCTATGAGGCCGAGCGGGCCGAGCCGGTGCGTGACGACAGCAGCGGGCTTTCGTTGCAAGTCATCCGCGATGATATTGTCACGTATGAAGATGGGGTGATTCGCCATAATACGGCGAAAGTCGCCGCCCTTCTTCTCGGGCTTCTCTCCTGCTCTTGA
- a CDS encoding DUF4367 domain-containing protein, whose amino-acid sequence MKKKNLIIGGIVGAALAVVISGFVSQEKATSANSYQNTKVTEDTKIKVERFNGIAQDKLPFKAKKPTVLPEDVKELEPKTEVVTQGAKKLTVVKQAWVDKDADKKLKYQRKELLIIQSDDDGTVKPMNVLSKGEKIQVAGVDAWLIKRGEHDPIQLIFWKDGRYFNVRGMNIKADKLIKIAESLQ is encoded by the coding sequence ATGAAGAAGAAAAATCTCATAATTGGCGGTATTGTAGGAGCAGCACTTGCTGTTGTTATTTCCGGTTTTGTTTCACAAGAAAAAGCAACATCAGCAAATTCCTATCAAAACACGAAAGTGACAGAAGATACAAAAATAAAGGTCGAACGTTTTAATGGAATTGCCCAAGACAAACTGCCGTTTAAAGCCAAAAAACCGACTGTGCTTCCGGAAGATGTGAAAGAACTTGAACCTAAAACAGAGGTAGTTACTCAAGGAGCCAAAAAACTAACGGTTGTCAAACAGGCGTGGGTGGATAAAGACGCTGATAAGAAGTTAAAGTATCAACGAAAAGAATTGTTGATCATTCAATCCGATGATGATGGAACAGTTAAGCCGATGAATGTTCTCTCAAAAGGAGAAAAAATTCAAGTAGCTGGCGTAGATGCATGGTTGATTAAGCGTGGCGAACATGATCCTATTCAATTGATATTTTGGAAAGATGGTCGTTACTTTAATGTCCGAGGTATGAACATTAAAGCCGACAAATTAATCAAGATTGCAGAATCCCTGCAATAA
- a CDS encoding NUDIX hydrolase: MVGVNKLQRVTNCVLYKDGQVLLLQKPKRGWWVAPGGKMEPGETVREACIREYREETGIYLKNPELKGVFTIVMKNGNETVSEWMMFTFFADDFIGENVLSSEEGTLAWHKVETLSTLPMAPGDYHILDYALKGKGVMYGVFVYTEEFELLSYRLDPS; encoded by the coding sequence ATGGTTGGGGTGAACAAATTGCAACGGGTGACAAACTGCGTATTATATAAAGACGGCCAAGTGCTGCTTTTGCAAAAGCCGAAGCGCGGCTGGTGGGTCGCTCCGGGCGGCAAAATGGAGCCCGGCGAGACGGTGCGTGAAGCGTGCATTCGCGAATACCGAGAAGAGACAGGCATCTATTTGAAGAATCCGGAGCTGAAAGGCGTCTTTACGATCGTGATGAAAAATGGGAATGAAACGGTGTCGGAGTGGATGATGTTTACGTTTTTCGCCGACGACTTCATCGGTGAAAATGTGCTGTCTTCCGAAGAAGGGACGCTCGCCTGGCATAAAGTGGAGACGCTTTCGACGCTGCCGATGGCCCCTGGCGACTATCATATTTTGGACTACGCCTTGAAAGGCAAAGGGGTCATGTACGGGGTGTTTGTGTATACAGAGGAGTTTGAACTGCTTTCGTATCGGTTGGATCCGAGTTGA
- a CDS encoding HPr family phosphocarrier protein: MVEKQVEVKLKTGLQARPAALFVQEANRFSADIFLEKDGKRVNAKSIMGLMSLAIGHGAVVTLVADGPDEQEAIEKLAAYVQRDK; the protein is encoded by the coding sequence ATGGTTGAAAAACAAGTGGAAGTGAAATTAAAAACCGGGTTGCAGGCGCGCCCGGCGGCGTTGTTTGTCCAAGAAGCGAACCGTTTTTCCGCTGATATTTTTTTGGAAAAAGACGGGAAACGTGTCAACGCAAAAAGCATTATGGGCTTGATGAGCCTTGCCATCGGCCATGGAGCGGTGGTCACGCTCGTGGCCGACGGGCCGGATGAGCAAGAAGCGATCGAAAAGCTCGCCGCCTATGTGCAAAGGGACAAGTAA
- a CDS encoding peptidoglycan-binding domain-containing protein, with protein MIMEDNWANNDTIGYGYETDGGYVLAIQRMLKDTPWGYSAVDGYWGSKTYNGVVNFQRNEGIAADGIVGPVTWEEFEDYRVYVGYLGSTQYYEWNYNLTDSYPATYLRDACYGWYIDVTTNNSEDYWHVDHDFERLTYMCL; from the coding sequence ATGATAATGGAAGACAATTGGGCCAATAACGACACGATCGGCTATGGATACGAGACAGACGGTGGGTATGTTCTAGCCATTCAACGAATGCTAAAAGATACACCTTGGGGTTATAGTGCAGTCGACGGATATTGGGGTTCTAAAACCTATAATGGAGTGGTTAATTTTCAAAGAAACGAAGGTATAGCGGCCGATGGTATTGTTGGACCTGTTACATGGGAAGAGTTTGAGGATTATCGGGTCTATGTTGGTTATTTAGGTTCTACTCAATATTATGAATGGAACTATAACTTAACCGATAGCTATCCGGCTACCTATTTGCGTGATGCATGTTATGGATGGTATATTGATGTAACAACTAACAATTCCGAGGACTATTGGCATGTTGACCATGATTTTGAAAGATTAACGTACATGTGCTTATAA
- the clpP gene encoding ATP-dependent Clp endopeptidase proteolytic subunit ClpP — translation MYLIPTVIEQTNRGERAYDIYSRLLKDRIVFLGSPIDDQVANSIVSQLLFLAAEDPDKDISLYINSPGGSITAGLAIYDTMQFIKPDVSTICIGMAASMGAFLLAAGAKGKRFALPNSEIMIHQPLGGAQGQATEIEIAAKRILFLRDKLNRILSENTGQPIEVIERDTDRDNFMTAQKAQEYGIIDRVLTRADEK, via the coding sequence ATGTATTTGATTCCGACTGTCATCGAACAGACGAACCGCGGGGAGCGGGCGTACGACATTTATTCACGCTTATTGAAAGACCGAATTGTGTTCCTTGGCAGCCCGATCGACGATCAAGTGGCCAACTCGATCGTCTCGCAGCTGTTGTTTTTGGCGGCGGAAGACCCGGACAAAGATATTTCTTTGTACATTAACAGCCCGGGCGGCTCGATCACAGCCGGCTTGGCGATTTACGACACGATGCAGTTCATCAAGCCGGACGTCTCGACGATTTGCATCGGCATGGCCGCTTCCATGGGGGCGTTTTTGCTGGCCGCTGGTGCGAAAGGGAAACGATTCGCCTTGCCGAACAGTGAAATCATGATCCACCAACCGCTCGGCGGCGCCCAAGGGCAAGCGACAGAAATCGAAATCGCGGCGAAGCGCATTTTGTTCCTGCGCGACAAATTGAACCGCATTCTATCGGAAAACACCGGCCAGCCGATCGAAGTGATCGAGCGCGATACGGACCGCGACAACTTTATGACCGCGCAAAAAGCGCAAGAATACGGCATCATTGACCGCGTGCTGACGCGCGCTGATGAAAAATAA
- the whiA gene encoding DNA-binding protein WhiA, with product MSFASETKKELTHLEVKSCCLRAELSALLRMNGSLSFSGGRMAVDVQTENAAIARRIYTLLKKGYDAAVELFVRKKMRLKKNNVYIVRVTDGAAELLRELYIVNGDFSLIHDISPELVKKKCCKRSYLRGAFLAGGSVNNPETSSYHLEIFSLYEEHNRALCELMNSHFLLNAKTLERKKGFITYLKEAEKIAEFLNIIGAHQALLRFEDIRIVRDMRNSVNRLVNCETANLNKTIGAALRQVENIRYIDETIGLDSLPAKLREIAKLRIEHQDVTLKELGEMVAGGKISKSGINHRLRKIDEIAERLRAGKPVDFHKSL from the coding sequence GTGTCTTTTGCATCGGAAACGAAGAAAGAATTGACCCATTTGGAAGTGAAGTCTTGCTGCTTGCGGGCGGAGCTGTCGGCGCTTTTGCGCATGAACGGTTCGCTGTCGTTTTCCGGCGGGCGAATGGCCGTCGATGTTCAGACGGAAAATGCGGCGATCGCTCGGCGCATTTATACGCTGCTGAAAAAAGGGTATGATGCCGCCGTCGAGCTGTTCGTCCGCAAGAAAATGCGCTTGAAAAAAAACAACGTCTACATCGTCCGCGTCACCGATGGTGCGGCTGAGCTCCTTCGCGAGCTTTACATTGTGAACGGCGATTTTTCGCTCATCCATGATATTTCTCCGGAACTCGTCAAGAAAAAATGCTGCAAGCGCTCGTATTTGCGCGGGGCGTTTTTGGCTGGCGGTTCGGTCAACAATCCGGAGACGTCGTCCTACCATTTGGAGATTTTTTCGCTGTATGAGGAGCATAACCGGGCGTTATGCGAATTGATGAACAGCCACTTTCTTTTAAATGCGAAAACGTTGGAACGGAAAAAGGGGTTTATTACGTATTTAAAAGAGGCCGAAAAAATCGCCGAGTTTTTGAACATCATCGGCGCCCATCAGGCGCTGCTCCGCTTTGAGGACATCCGCATCGTCCGCGACATGCGCAACTCGGTCAACCGGCTTGTCAATTGCGAGACCGCCAATTTGAACAAAACGATCGGTGCCGCGCTCCGGCAGGTCGAAAACATCCGCTACATCGATGAGACGATCGGCCTTGATTCGCTGCCGGCCAAGCTGCGGGAAATCGCGAAGCTTCGCATTGAGCATCAAGACGTGACGCTGAAAGAGCTCGGCGAGATGGTCGCCGGCGGGAAAATCAGCAAATCCGGCATCAACCACCGGCTGCGCAAAATTGATGAGATCGCGGAGCGGCTGCGGGCCGGAAAGCCGGTCGATTTCCATAAATCGCTGTAA
- a CDS encoding sugar-binding transcriptional regulator, translating to MRSLLEAQKKLLPDLLDVMQKRYQILHSISLMAPIGRRALAASLGMSERVLRSETEFLKGQNLLFADVSGMRLTEEGQALLHTLNDFMREALGLKELEAALQGQLGIPRVIVVAGDSDRSPWVKKEMGRACVACMKELLEPGDIVAVAGGTTMAAVAEMMTPDSKLRDVLFVPARGGLGEDVENQANTICAKMAEKATGRYRLLHVPDHLSDEAYASLVEEPAVKEVLELIQSCRMVVHGIGEAMTMAKRRKTPPAEMENIIARHAVAEAFGYYFNERGDVVHKVKTVGIQLEHLPHVEHVIAVAGGASKAKAIRAYMKQAPRSLLVTDEGAAKALVGESSPLPIQSNS from the coding sequence ATGCGATCGTTATTAGAGGCGCAAAAAAAGTTATTGCCTGACTTGCTTGATGTTATGCAAAAACGATATCAAATTTTGCACTCCATTTCGCTCATGGCGCCGATCGGGCGGCGGGCGCTGGCGGCGAGCCTTGGCATGAGCGAGCGGGTGCTCCGATCGGAAACGGAGTTTTTGAAAGGGCAAAACTTGCTTTTCGCCGATGTGTCGGGCATGCGATTGACGGAGGAAGGCCAGGCGCTCCTTCATACGCTCAATGATTTCATGCGGGAAGCGCTCGGTCTCAAAGAGCTAGAAGCCGCGCTCCAGGGGCAGCTCGGCATTCCGCGCGTGATTGTTGTCGCCGGGGATAGCGACCGTTCCCCTTGGGTAAAAAAAGAAATGGGAAGAGCGTGTGTCGCCTGCATGAAGGAGCTGCTGGAACCCGGGGACATCGTCGCCGTGGCCGGCGGGACGACGATGGCGGCGGTCGCGGAGATGATGACGCCGGATTCGAAGCTTCGCGATGTGTTGTTCGTGCCGGCGCGCGGCGGCCTTGGTGAAGATGTTGAGAATCAGGCGAACACGATTTGTGCGAAAATGGCGGAAAAAGCGACGGGCCGCTATCGGTTGCTGCACGTGCCCGACCACTTGAGCGATGAAGCGTACGCGTCGCTTGTCGAAGAGCCGGCGGTGAAAGAAGTGTTGGAACTCATTCAATCGTGCCGCATGGTCGTCCACGGCATCGGCGAAGCGATGACGATGGCCAAGCGGCGGAAAACGCCGCCTGCGGAGATGGAAAACATCATCGCCCGCCATGCGGTCGCTGAAGCGTTCGGCTACTATTTCAACGAGCGCGGCGACGTCGTGCATAAAGTGAAAACGGTCGGCATTCAACTGGAACACCTCCCGCATGTCGAGCATGTCATTGCCGTTGCCGGAGGGGCATCGAAAGCGAAGGCCATTCGCGCCTACATGAAGCAGGCCCCGCGTTCGCTCCTGGTGACGGACGAAGGTGCCGCGAAAGCGTTAGTAGGGGAGTCAAGTCCCTTGCCGATACAATCTAATTCATAA
- a CDS encoding tetratricopeptide repeat protein — MGKQLKRSSRKATIVPFIQSGDFFFKKGMKAYDHGDLEKARKYFERAVRLDERDASFALQLALVLSELGEYQFSNQWLLKIIHDLDETMYDCLYFLANNFACLGLFREARQYAERYLTHEPDGEFADDAADLLELLRLDGSEWTEEQEDLMALEDRARRLLEEERFSEAIEALEAIVARYPDVWAAHNNLALAYFYSGDIEKAKKKVRDVLKRDPGNLHALCNALVFAHYLRDEEQVAALCETLAGLYPFFHEHQYKLGATFALVGRFDLAFRWLHRLYKQRFHGDGPFYYWLACAAYYTGHEPLARQMWEEFLALHPEKRGEEPWAATSLTDEWLIRMIALFESGELADWLYGLYLFSRSHRSKEMTMSLAVCRLLPADPRLRPFIDYVLFGLTDGPSAWAANIVRMVDVLSAHNEEKEALCRFAFAMAVHPSADREPFANGAAWAAAIEYMWRRQQGERVTQKEMAVKYGVSAATVQKYVQKARRLYT, encoded by the coding sequence ATGGGAAAACAGCTGAAGCGATCATCACGAAAAGCAACGATTGTGCCGTTCATCCAAAGCGGGGATTTCTTTTTCAAAAAAGGGATGAAAGCATACGACCATGGTGATTTGGAAAAAGCGAGAAAATATTTCGAGCGCGCCGTCCGCTTGGATGAGCGCGATGCTTCATTCGCCTTGCAGCTTGCGCTTGTGCTGTCGGAGCTTGGCGAATATCAGTTTTCCAACCAATGGCTGCTGAAAATCATTCACGATTTGGATGAGACGATGTACGACTGTTTGTATTTTTTGGCGAACAATTTTGCCTGCCTCGGGCTGTTTCGCGAGGCAAGGCAATACGCCGAACGCTATTTGACGCATGAGCCGGACGGAGAGTTTGCCGACGATGCGGCAGACTTGCTTGAGCTGCTTCGGCTCGATGGCTCGGAATGGACGGAAGAGCAGGAAGACCTCATGGCGCTCGAGGATCGCGCCCGCCGCTTGCTGGAAGAGGAGCGGTTTTCGGAAGCCATTGAGGCGCTCGAGGCGATTGTCGCCCGCTATCCCGACGTTTGGGCGGCGCATAACAACTTGGCGCTTGCCTATTTTTACAGCGGCGATATCGAAAAAGCGAAAAAGAAAGTGCGTGACGTGCTCAAGCGCGACCCCGGCAATTTGCATGCGCTTTGCAATGCGCTTGTGTTTGCCCACTATTTGCGCGACGAAGAGCAGGTGGCGGCGCTGTGCGAGACATTGGCCGGCCTGTATCCATTTTTTCATGAGCATCAATATAAGCTCGGGGCGACGTTTGCGCTCGTCGGGCGGTTCGATTTGGCGTTCCGTTGGCTGCACCGTCTGTATAAGCAAAGGTTCCACGGTGACGGGCCGTTTTATTATTGGCTCGCTTGCGCTGCCTACTATACCGGGCATGAACCGCTTGCTCGGCAAATGTGGGAAGAGTTTCTCGCGCTTCATCCGGAAAAACGCGGCGAGGAGCCGTGGGCGGCGACATCGCTCACGGATGAATGGTTGATTCGCATGATTGCTTTGTTTGAGAGTGGTGAACTGGCTGACTGGTTGTACGGGTTGTATTTGTTCAGCCGTTCACATCGTTCGAAAGAAATGACAATGTCGCTCGCCGTTTGCCGCTTGTTGCCGGCCGATCCGCGACTTCGTCCATTTATCGATTACGTTTTGTTCGGTTTAACCGATGGCCCGTCCGCCTGGGCGGCGAACATCGTCCGCATGGTCGATGTGCTTTCCGCACATAATGAGGAAAAGGAAGCGCTCTGTCGCTTTGCCTTTGCGATGGCCGTTCATCCGTCGGCTGATCGCGAACCGTTTGCGAACGGAGCTGCATGGGCGGCAGCGATTGAATACATGTGGCGCCGACAGCAAGGAGAGCGTGTGACGCAAAAAGAAATGGCGGTCAAATACGGCGTCTCGGCGGCGACAGTGCAAAAATACGTGCAAAAAGCGCGCCGGCTCTATACATGA